The proteins below are encoded in one region of Shewanella putrefaciens:
- the smpB gene encoding SsrA-binding protein SmpB: MVKKNSKKAAPATIARNKRATFEYRFEEKMEAGLSLMGWEVKSIRMGKVNLSDCYVFLKNGEAFMHGCTIIPLNTASTHVVCDPLRLKKLLLSRKELDKLAGLVERQGYSIIPISMYWRKGAWVKVEIGLGKGKKDHDKREDTKAREWEVEKARVMKKEKTRG; this comes from the coding sequence ATGGTAAAGAAAAACTCAAAAAAAGCCGCGCCTGCGACTATCGCACGCAATAAGCGCGCAACCTTCGAATACCGTTTCGAAGAAAAAATGGAAGCTGGCCTGTCCCTTATGGGATGGGAAGTGAAGTCGATCCGCATGGGTAAGGTCAACCTGTCGGACTGCTATGTATTCCTGAAAAATGGTGAAGCCTTTATGCATGGCTGCACTATTATTCCGCTCAATACCGCATCGACACACGTAGTTTGCGACCCGCTTCGATTAAAAAAATTACTCCTAAGCCGCAAAGAACTCGATAAACTTGCAGGCTTAGTCGAACGCCAAGGCTACTCTATTATTCCGATCTCTATGTACTGGCGTAAAGGTGCATGGGTCAAAGTAGAAATCGGCCTAGGTAAAGGTAAAAAAGATCACGATAAGCGCGAAGACACCAAAGCACGGGAATGGGAAGTTGAAAAAGCCCGGGTGATGAAAAAAGAGAAAACGCGCGGATAA
- a CDS encoding type II toxin-antitoxin system RatA family toxin → MPQISRSVLVRFSAMQMYDLVNDVESYKEFLPGCVGGKVLEFDGKTMLASVDVSKAGIRKTFTTRNQVVPGKSIDLTLENGPFKHLLGQWRFTELTEDACKVEFDLSFEFSSSLVDMAFGKVFNDLMVSMVTAFTSRAKVIYRGK, encoded by the coding sequence ATGCCGCAAATTTCTCGAAGTGTGTTAGTTCGTTTTAGTGCGATGCAAATGTATGATTTAGTTAATGATGTTGAATCATATAAAGAGTTTTTACCCGGTTGTGTTGGCGGAAAAGTGCTAGAGTTTGATGGTAAAACTATGCTGGCTTCGGTTGATGTGAGCAAGGCGGGGATCCGTAAAACCTTTACAACACGTAATCAGGTTGTTCCCGGTAAAAGTATTGATTTAACGTTAGAAAATGGGCCTTTTAAACATTTACTCGGACAGTGGCGTTTTACCGAATTAACCGAGGATGCCTGTAAGGTGGAGTTCGATTTAAGTTTTGAGTTTTCAAGCTCACTCGTCGATATGGCCTTTGGTAAAGTGTTTAATGATCTTATGGTATCAATGGTGACGGCGTTTACGAGCCGCGCTAAGGTAATTTACCGTGGTAAATGA
- a CDS encoding RnfH family protein codes for MVNEADKFVVDVIYALPMQQKVISVSVHPGTSAIEIVRQSNMVSFFPEIDLETVKLGVFSNLVKHDQVILPGQRVEIYRPLIADPKDVRRRRADKAKDEGRANKVTGGRA; via the coding sequence GTGGTAAATGAAGCAGATAAGTTTGTAGTCGATGTGATTTATGCGCTGCCGATGCAGCAGAAAGTCATTTCGGTGAGCGTGCACCCTGGCACGAGTGCGATTGAGATAGTACGCCAGAGTAATATGGTGAGTTTTTTCCCTGAGATCGATCTAGAAACGGTTAAGTTAGGGGTGTTTAGCAATCTGGTTAAACATGACCAAGTGATTTTACCGGGGCAGAGGGTTGAAATTTACCGCCCTTTGATTGCCGATCCTAAGGATGTACGCCGTCGCCGTGCCGATAAGGCAAAGGATGAGGGCCGCGCGAACAAAGTCACGGGTGGCCGTGCTTAA